In Streptomyces liangshanensis, the DNA window CGGGGGTGCGGGCGCGGGGCGGTGGGGCGCCGGGCGCGGTGGTACGGGTACGGGGCGGCGGCGGGGGGCCGGATCGGGGCGTCACAGATAGGCCTCCAGGGCGTCGCGGAGCCGGCGCAGCAGGGCGATGTCGGGATCGGTGTCGACCGCGGAGACGGTGGCGACCCAGGACGGGACCGGCGGCGGGGCGGCCTCCGTCCCCTCCGGCGGGGTCTCGACCAGACCGGCGGCGGCGAGTCTGCGGATGTCGAGCAGGGTGTGGAACGCCGGGCGGCCGAGCGTCCACGCGATGTTCAGCGGCGTCCGCGCCCCGTCGGCCAGTTCCAGGAGCGCGCGCTGCCTGCGGGTGACGGCCTGGCCGGCCGCGGGGGCGCGCGCGACGACCGGCGCGGTGTCGACGGCGGCGTACGGCCAGACGTCGTCCAGCAGCCGCCGTCTGCGGAGGGTCTCGCGCTGGACGGCGTCGGCGGGGACCGGCCGCACGGGGCCGAACCAGTGCGCGACGCCGTAGCGGAAGCGGGTCGGACCGCTGCCGGGGGCCAAGGCGAAGAACGCCGCGTCGAACAGCGCCCCGAGGTGGCATATCTCCAGCTCGCCGTCGCCCAGGAACCCGCTCTCCACCAGGAACCGCCCCACGGCCCCGCGGCTCCCGGCCTGTTCGATGCCCTTCTCCCACGCCTCGTACGGCAGCCGGCCGCCCGCCGTGAGCATCACCTCGACACCGGGCGCGGCGGGGCTCTCGGCGTGCACGACCAGGCCGTCGGCGAGGTACAGCGTGCCCTGGTCGCGCAGGAGGGCGCCGGTGGCCCGCTCCCCCGCGAGTCTGACGAGCATGGGCGACACGGCGGCGGTCATGCCAGCACCAGCCGGGCGGCGAGCTGCTGGAGGCGTAACCGGGCGAGCGCGAGGTTGCCGGTGGCGCGGTCCAGCCACAGGTGGAGGAACACACTGCTGTCGAAGGTCGTCTCGACGAAGCACAGGATGTGGTAGGCGGTCCGGGTGGTGAGGATGAGGTCTTCGACGGGCGGCCCTCCGTCGGCCGCACCGCCTTCGTCGCGCGCGGCGGTGTCGTCGGGCGCGTCGGGCGCGAAGGCCGGGTACTCCGCCGCCGCCCGGGCGAGCTCGGCCGTCTCGGCCGCCGTGGCCTCGTGGTCGCCGTTGGGCGACTCCCCCGCCGTACCGAGCGCGAGTCCGCTCGTCCAGTCGACCACGGCCGCCCCGCGCGCTCCCGGCAGGTCCATGGCCTCCTGGAGGCATGCGTCGATTCCGGGCACGCGCAGTCCCTCCCCAGCCTTGCGTGCAGCCGTACGTGCGCACGGCAGTGACCGTGAGATTACGTAACGTGCCGCGCCCGGTGGGGAGTTCTGGCATTTTCCTTCGGAACATGCCAACCGCCGATAGGGTCCGCACAAGGCGTGTCGTGACCACCCGGATCCCCCGGCCGGTCACGGTGTGTCGCGAACCCGCAACCGGCGTGCGTATGTTCACCTCCGAGCGGTCGAATGTTCCCTAAGCTACGTGCGTGGCAGACACCCTGGACGAACTGGTCGAATTGCAGCGCGCCGCCGACAAGGCACAGGACCGCGCGGGAGAGTTACGTGCGGCGTTCGGGCCACCGGCGGTCGAACCCTGGACCGAGGGGCAGAGATCCACGTACGAGACGGCCTGGCGGGCGTGGCGCGACCTCGACCGGGACATCAAGGACGCGATCACGCGGTACGCGAAGCGGGAGACGCTCGACCGGGCCACCGTCGAGCGGACCGTACGGGCGCGCGTGGAGGGCCGCCCGGACGAGGCGTCGGACGACGGGTAGGGGTGCGGCGGTACGCGGCGGGCGGGGGTACGCGGCGGCGGGCGCCCGCTGTCAGTAGCCGAGGGCCTCGCGCAGCTGCTGCTTGTTCATCGACGAACGCCCGTCGATGTTCTTCTTCCTGGCCTCCGCGTACAACTGGTCCCTCGTCGGCCCCTGGGATCCGCTGTGGGAACGCTCGCCGCCCCGCCGGGACGCGGACTTCGGGTCCCGGAGAGAGGTGTCGCTCGCCGTCCTCGCCTCGCCCGACCGCGCCCGCTCCTTGTTCACCGTCCGCGCGGCGATCTCCTTCGCCCGCTTCTCCGGGGTGCCGCGCTTCTCGGCGCCTTCCTTGATGTGCTCGTACTGACGTTCCCGCTTACGACTCGATCCTGCCGGCATGGCGCTCTCCTCCACGGTCCGAACCGGTCACACGACAACTCGGTGCTTCTCGGCGCCTGCCCGGTCCTGGCGTCCTTCACGCCGCGCCCGTCGTTCCGTTGGGCCATCTGGACGCGGCGCGTGCGCGCAGCCTAGGGTCGTGTCACTCGTACGTCCGAGACCACTGACACCTCTGCCCGGTGACGGAGTCGGCGTGGGGCGCGCGTCCCCTCCCCACGCCAGCACTGGACGGTTCCAGGCGATGACCACGGGTCGGCACCTCAGGACGCCGACGACCCCGGGTGGTCCGCCCCGCCGGGCAGCGAAAGAGACGCGCCGTGTTGTCGGCGAGCTATCGTTCCCTGCTCCGCACCCCCGGTGCGGCCGCCTTCTTCCTCTCCGCCACCCTGGGCCGGGTCGGCATCGCCATGACCGGCCTCGGCATCATCTGGCTGGTGCACGGCCGGACCGACTCCTACGCCGTGGCCGGCCTGGTGACCGGCGCCTTCGCCGTCGCGGAGGCACTCGCCGGGCCCCAACTCGCCCGGCTGGTCGACCGCTTCGGCCAGACCCGGGTCCTGCCGCCCCTCCTCCTCGCCCACACCGCCGCCATGGCCTCCCTCGTCGCCCTGGCCGGCAGCGGCGGTCCTCACGGGCCCATGGCGGCGGCCGGGGCGTTCGCGGGCGCCACCGTCCCCCAGCTCGGCGCGCTGTCCGCCGCCCGCTGGACGGCGCTGCTCCAGGGCGACCGCCCCGAGGCGCTGCCCAGCGCCTTCGCCCTGGAGTCGCTCGGCAACGGGCTGTGCTACCTGGCGGGCCCCGCCCTGGTCACCACCGTCGGCGTGCGCACCGACCCGGCGCACGGGGTAGCGCTGGCTACGACCCTGGTGGTGGGCGGCGGGCTGGCCCTCGCCGCGCAGCGCCGTACGGCGCCCGCGACGGCGGGCGCCGCCGAGCGCCGGCGGGCGGGGCGTTCGCTGCTGCGGCCGGGGTTCGCGGCGCAGGTCGGCGTGAACCTCGCCCTGGGCCTGTACTTCGGCGCCACGCAGGTGTCGGTGACGGCGTTCGCGGTGGGGCACGGCGCGGCGGGCGCGGCGGCGCCGCTCTACGCGGTGTCGAACGGCGCGAGCCTGCTGGCCGGGTGGGTGTACGGGCTGCGCCGATGGCGCGGTGCGCCGCGGGTGCAACTGGCCTGGGTGACGGGCGGGGCGGCGCTCGGCTCCCTGCCGCTGCTCGCCGCCGGCTCGGTACGGGGGCTGGGGCTCGCGCTCGCGGTCACCGGGCTGGCCGTCCCGCCGATCCTGGTGCTGTCCTCGGTGCTCACGGCGGCGTCGGTGGACGGGGCCGCCCTCACCCAGGCGTTCACCTGGCTCAACTCGGCGAGCGCCGCGGGCGCGGCCGGCGCGGCGGCGCTCGCCGGGCGGGCGGTGGACGCCCACGGGCCGACCGGGGGCTTCGCGCTCGCCGCCGCGGCCACCACGGCGATGGCGCTGGTGGCGGCGGCCGACGCCCACGCCACGGGCCGGCGCCGACCCGCGCGCCGCGCGCCCGCCGGACGGCCCTGCGGGTCCCAGCCGCGCGGGTCCCGGCCCCGTGGGTCCCGGCCCCGCGGCGGGGCATGAGTGGGGCCTGAGCGGAAAGCCGCAGGGTATGGCACACCTTTCACCGAAGCCGGACCACGCGCGGGACCGCGGACGCGAACGCTCCGGGACGGGCCGGGACCCGGTCGTGGGTCCGGACGAGCGCGTGAAGGAGGCGTCGCCCGACCGGCCCACCGACTTGCCCGCCGGGTCCTGGTGGGCGGCGCTGCGCGGCACGGTCAGGGAGTTCAAGGAGGACGACCTCGCCGACCGGGCCGCCGCCCTGACGTACTACGGGGTCCTCGCGCTCTTCCCGGCCCTCCTGGTCCTGGTCTCCCTCCTCGGCGTCGCCGGCGAGTCGGCGACCCGGGAGGTCCTCGACAACCTGCGGCGGCTCGCTCCCGGCTCGGCCCGCGACGTCGTCACCGACGCGGTGGAGCAGGTGCGGAGCAACGGCAGCGGCGTGGGCTCGCTCCTGGCGGTCGTGGGGCTGGCGCTGGCGGTGTGGTCGGCGTCCGGGTACATCGCCGCGTTCATCCGCGCGGCCAACGCCGTCTACGACATGCCCGAGGGCCGGCCGGTGTGGAAGGTGCTGCCGCTGCGCCTGGCCCTGACCGTCGTCCTGATGGTCCTGGCGTGCGCCGGCGCCCTGATCGTGGTCTTCACCGGCGACCTGGCCCACCAGGCGGGAACCGCCCTGGGGATCGGCGACAGCGCGCTGACGGTGTGGTCGGTCGCCAAGTGGCCCGTCCTGCTCCTGCTCGTCGCGATCATGATCGGGCTGC includes these proteins:
- a CDS encoding plasmid stabilization protein, producing MPAGSSRKRERQYEHIKEGAEKRGTPEKRAKEIAARTVNKERARSGEARTASDTSLRDPKSASRRGGERSHSGSQGPTRDQLYAEARKKNIDGRSSMNKQQLREALGY
- a CDS encoding YihY/virulence factor BrkB family protein yields the protein MAHLSPKPDHARDRGRERSGTGRDPVVGPDERVKEASPDRPTDLPAGSWWAALRGTVREFKEDDLADRAAALTYYGVLALFPALLVLVSLLGVAGESATREVLDNLRRLAPGSARDVVTDAVEQVRSNGSGVGSLLAVVGLALAVWSASGYIAAFIRAANAVYDMPEGRPVWKVLPLRLALTVVLMVLACAGALIVVFTGDLAHQAGTALGIGDSALTVWSVAKWPVLLLLVAIMIGLLYWAAPNAKGGGFRWVTPGSFLALLIWMAASAGFALYVADFASYNKTYGTLAGVIIFLVWLWITNLAVLLGLEFDSELARRRAIAGGSPPDEEPYVAPRDTRSWTDQERRRME
- a CDS encoding MFS transporter; this encodes MLSASYRSLLRTPGAAAFFLSATLGRVGIAMTGLGIIWLVHGRTDSYAVAGLVTGAFAVAEALAGPQLARLVDRFGQTRVLPPLLLAHTAAMASLVALAGSGGPHGPMAAAGAFAGATVPQLGALSAARWTALLQGDRPEALPSAFALESLGNGLCYLAGPALVTTVGVRTDPAHGVALATTLVVGGGLALAAQRRTAPATAGAAERRRAGRSLLRPGFAAQVGVNLALGLYFGATQVSVTAFAVGHGAAGAAAPLYAVSNGASLLAGWVYGLRRWRGAPRVQLAWVTGGAALGSLPLLAAGSVRGLGLALAVTGLAVPPILVLSSVLTAASVDGAALTQAFTWLNSASAAGAAGAAALAGRAVDAHGPTGGFALAAAATTAMALVAAADAHATGRRRPARRAPAGRPCGSQPRGSRPRGSRPRGGA
- a CDS encoding transcriptional regulator; the protein is MTAAVSPMLVRLAGERATGALLRDQGTLYLADGLVVHAESPAAPGVEVMLTAGGRLPYEAWEKGIEQAGSRGAVGRFLVESGFLGDGELEICHLGALFDAAFFALAPGSGPTRFRYGVAHWFGPVRPVPADAVQRETLRRRRLLDDVWPYAAVDTAPVVARAPAAGQAVTRRQRALLELADGARTPLNIAWTLGRPAFHTLLDIRRLAAAGLVETPPEGTEAAPPPVPSWVATVSAVDTDPDIALLRRLRDALEAYL